One window from the genome of Terriglobales bacterium encodes:
- the purS gene encoding phosphoribosylformylglycinamidine synthase subunit PurS: MKAYVYVSLKRSVLDPQGKTIQSALKKMGYKGLADVRQGKYFEISLNGGLSRADAENEVTRIAKEVLTNPVIEEFRYNIED, translated from the coding sequence ATGAAAGCCTATGTGTACGTGTCCCTCAAGAGAAGTGTCCTTGATCCTCAGGGAAAGACGATTCAGAGCGCCCTCAAGAAAATGGGATACAAAGGCCTTGCCGATGTACGCCAGGGCAAGTACTTCGAGATCAGCCTGAATGGCGGGCTGAGCCGAGCGGATGCGGAAAACGAGGTCACACGCATCGCCAAGGAAGTACTCACCAATCCAGTGATTGAAGAATTTCGTTACAACATCGAAGACTAG